Proteins encoded by one window of Chondromyces crocatus:
- a CDS encoding TonB-dependent receptor domain-containing protein, whose protein sequence is MGSVLLAVGALAVGPSEVRADGVADESELHFQLGATRYQQGDYLGALEHFMVSNRLVPNRRVVFNIALTFEELRRYAEAHRYYVDALAGEEKADVRKTVEEAIARVAPRVAVLDVTTTPPGATIYLERVDLGSWGRAPRPMAVPPGRYRVITRLEGYEDAVSEEVEAKIGQEAEVALSLKRIVGTVKVEVTGLPKGRGAMVRVDDEQGPVACSAPCSLELAPGVHQLHFVREGYVGSPRQVTVVAKQTTKVTAPMTPLSGAVLVRTDEPGALVSIEGRPLGFTPAVLREVPAGRQRLRVALRGHVPVDVEVEVRPGEQVQVPPISLEPLREVTAVSRTTELLDDAPSSVTVLDGRELRAFGYPTIAEALRGVRGVAFSNDRGYASASIRGLGQPNDYGNRLLVLSDGQPLNDNLLNSAYIGSDGRVDLHDVDRIEVVRGPGSLLYGAGALSGVINLVTRPRDLPTGAHVGFGSYDDAVLHARMGGQLNLGRDRGAWASVSGAQSDGFPVSVPLRDGSGSVVVQGAESFKSGGTAGRVWWGPATLQWLAHHRAQSIPVGGYATMLGNPRTQFEDTRMMAELRVEPKLGQQFQLMTRLHGHHYAFDGLYAFDGGAAGELANEESYRGTWFGGEARLVYTPRFPMRLTVGAEGQHHPQATMTGDTVTATATTNYLDTQRAYSFAAAYALAESTLLPWLKVSLGARVDVYTTFGPIVVPRAAVIMKPVKGGTLKLMGGRAFRAPSIYEQLYEDGGLSQVPAINTARGRSLGPESVYSGEVEYAQRFLKDWVALAAAHATRMDGIITTIQDEPGSTLVRYANSAIPALVFGGDVELRREWRNGWMLSAFYGYQRAEYVDDTLEDTRLINAPEHLASLKGVAPLVQELASVGLRLTVEAPRRINEQDSATTGTQVVADATVSGLARAIGLRYVLGVYNLADRRWNAPVTDTFASRVMPQNGRTFRLDLLLNYP, encoded by the coding sequence ATGGGCTCGGTGCTGCTGGCCGTGGGTGCGCTGGCGGTGGGGCCGAGCGAGGTCCGAGCGGATGGCGTCGCGGACGAGTCGGAGCTGCATTTCCAGCTCGGCGCCACGCGCTACCAGCAAGGAGACTACCTGGGCGCGCTCGAGCATTTCATGGTGTCGAACCGCCTCGTCCCGAACCGGCGGGTGGTGTTCAACATCGCGCTCACGTTCGAGGAGCTGCGGCGCTACGCAGAGGCGCACCGGTACTACGTGGACGCGCTCGCCGGGGAGGAGAAGGCGGACGTCCGGAAGACCGTCGAGGAGGCGATCGCGCGCGTGGCGCCGCGGGTCGCGGTGCTGGACGTGACGACGACGCCGCCAGGCGCGACGATCTACCTCGAGCGCGTGGACCTCGGCTCGTGGGGGCGGGCGCCGCGACCGATGGCGGTGCCACCGGGGCGCTACCGGGTGATCACGCGGCTGGAGGGATACGAGGACGCCGTCTCCGAGGAGGTCGAAGCGAAGATCGGTCAGGAAGCCGAGGTGGCGCTGTCGCTGAAGCGGATCGTCGGGACGGTAAAGGTCGAGGTGACGGGGCTGCCCAAGGGGAGAGGGGCGATGGTCCGGGTGGACGACGAGCAAGGGCCAGTGGCGTGCTCGGCGCCCTGCTCGCTGGAACTCGCCCCCGGGGTGCATCAGCTCCACTTCGTGCGCGAGGGCTACGTGGGGTCGCCGCGTCAGGTGACGGTGGTCGCGAAGCAGACGACGAAGGTGACGGCCCCGATGACGCCGCTCTCGGGCGCGGTGCTGGTGCGGACCGACGAGCCCGGGGCGCTGGTGTCGATCGAGGGGCGCCCGCTGGGGTTCACGCCCGCGGTGCTGCGCGAGGTGCCTGCAGGGCGGCAGCGACTCCGGGTGGCGCTGCGCGGGCACGTGCCTGTGGACGTGGAGGTGGAGGTGCGGCCCGGCGAGCAGGTGCAGGTGCCTCCGATCTCGCTGGAGCCGCTGCGCGAGGTGACGGCGGTGTCGCGAACGACGGAGCTTCTGGACGACGCGCCGAGCTCGGTGACGGTCCTCGATGGACGAGAGCTCCGGGCGTTCGGCTACCCGACGATCGCAGAGGCGCTGCGCGGGGTGCGCGGGGTGGCGTTCTCGAACGACCGGGGATACGCGTCGGCGAGCATCCGGGGGCTGGGGCAGCCCAACGATTACGGCAACCGGCTGCTGGTGCTGTCGGACGGGCAGCCGCTGAACGACAACCTGCTGAACAGCGCCTACATCGGGTCGGACGGGCGGGTCGATCTGCACGATGTGGATCGGATCGAGGTGGTCCGGGGGCCTGGGTCGCTGCTCTACGGCGCAGGGGCGCTGTCAGGGGTGATCAACCTGGTGACGCGGCCGCGGGATCTGCCCACGGGGGCGCATGTGGGCTTCGGGTCGTACGACGACGCGGTGCTGCACGCGCGGATGGGCGGGCAGCTCAACCTCGGGAGGGATCGCGGGGCGTGGGCGAGCGTGTCGGGGGCGCAGTCGGACGGGTTCCCGGTGAGCGTGCCGCTGCGGGATGGCAGCGGGTCGGTGGTGGTCCAGGGGGCGGAGTCGTTCAAGAGCGGGGGGACGGCGGGGCGGGTGTGGTGGGGGCCGGCGACGTTGCAGTGGCTCGCGCACCACCGGGCACAGTCGATCCCGGTGGGTGGGTACGCGACGATGCTCGGGAACCCGCGGACGCAGTTCGAGGACACGCGGATGATGGCGGAGCTGCGGGTGGAGCCGAAGCTCGGTCAGCAATTCCAGTTGATGACCCGGCTGCACGGACACCATTACGCGTTCGATGGGCTGTATGCCTTCGATGGGGGCGCAGCAGGCGAACTCGCCAACGAGGAGTCGTACCGGGGGACGTGGTTCGGTGGGGAGGCGCGGCTGGTCTACACGCCGCGGTTCCCGATGCGGCTGACCGTCGGCGCGGAGGGGCAGCACCACCCGCAGGCCACGATGACGGGAGACACGGTGACGGCGACGGCGACGACGAACTACCTCGACACGCAGCGAGCCTACAGCTTCGCGGCCGCCTACGCGCTGGCAGAGAGCACGCTGTTGCCCTGGCTCAAGGTGTCGCTCGGCGCGCGTGTGGACGTGTACACGACGTTCGGTCCGATCGTGGTGCCGCGCGCCGCCGTGATCATGAAGCCCGTCAAGGGCGGGACGCTGAAGCTGATGGGGGGGCGCGCGTTCCGAGCGCCGAGCATCTACGAGCAGCTCTACGAGGACGGGGGGCTGTCGCAGGTCCCGGCGATCAACACGGCGCGTGGGCGGTCGCTGGGGCCGGAGTCGGTGTACTCGGGCGAGGTCGAGTACGCCCAGCGGTTCCTGAAGGACTGGGTGGCGCTCGCGGCGGCGCACGCGACCCGCATGGACGGGATCATCACCACGATCCAGGACGAGCCCGGTTCGACGCTGGTGCGCTACGCGAACAGCGCGATCCCGGCGCTGGTGTTCGGAGGGGATGTGGAGCTGCGGCGGGAGTGGCGGAACGGGTGGATGCTCTCCGCGTTCTACGGCTATCAGCGGGCAGAGTACGTGGACGACACGCTCGAGGATACGCGGCTGATCAACGCGCCCGAGCACCTGGCGTCGCTGAAGGGGGTGGCGCCGCTGGTGCAGGAGCTGGCGTCGGTAGGGCTGCGGTTGACCGTGGAGGCGCCTCGCCGGATCAACGAGCAGGACAGCGCGACGACGGGGACGCAGGTGGTGGCCGACGCGACGGTCTCCGGGCTCGCGAGGGCGATCGGGCTGCGGTACGTGCTCGGGGTGTACAACCTGGCCGACCGGCGCTGGAACGCGCCAGTGACCGATACGTTCGCGAGCCGGGTGATGCCCCAGAACGGGAGAACCTTCCGGCTGGATCTGCTGCTGAACTATCCCTGA
- a CDS encoding serine/threonine-protein kinase: protein MLGRTLAGKYRIVRLLGRGGMGSVYEAVDGATGHRVALKLVTADVAQDAILAGRFAREGKAAMALETPHVARVLDAACDEQQMPFLVMEYLEGEDLRDVLRRTGALPPDVALRVVAQAAAGLVVAHGRRIVHRDIKPANLFVAAGPGDERTMKILDFGIAKLQPDPDGTASEISNLTRTGSMLGSPMYMSPEQARGHRDIDERADLWSLGVVLFQTLSGRTPHANDTPLGELIVAICTEAPPPLQSVAPWVSAEVAAIVHRALQLDPSARFQSAAEMQAALLHLLPGGAGLRADMLRSLSAAEQARVAPALNTPYPAPRMPHPSWPYPHASGVTPMPGHAGMGSYPGHAGWASQSSHPSWPMHAVHPPHGMPDQATSLAGLGTAATPANSSRRTAVLALGVVLAMGVGGGGAYLVGRGREPEPAAQASTPPASAGAETRTVRIQVLPRTAEVAIDDVPVEAVEGVVKVSGTLGSLHRVRVRANGAEVTREVVITEQGALPPAVELVPAVPGAPSVVGAGSAEVPAQASAPSAAPWGARPAGGNAPGSTTATTPAPRPSGTLWLQR from the coding sequence ATGCTGGGGAGGACGCTGGCCGGGAAATACCGCATCGTGCGGCTGCTCGGCAGAGGCGGGATGGGCTCTGTGTACGAGGCCGTCGACGGGGCGACGGGGCATCGCGTCGCGCTGAAGCTGGTGACCGCCGACGTCGCGCAAGACGCGATCCTGGCGGGCCGGTTCGCGCGCGAGGGGAAGGCTGCGATGGCGCTGGAGACGCCCCACGTGGCCCGGGTGCTCGACGCGGCCTGCGACGAGCAGCAGATGCCGTTTCTGGTGATGGAGTACCTCGAAGGGGAGGACCTGCGCGATGTGCTGCGACGCACTGGCGCGCTGCCCCCCGATGTGGCGCTGCGGGTGGTGGCCCAGGCGGCGGCAGGGCTCGTCGTCGCGCACGGGCGGCGGATCGTGCACCGCGACATCAAGCCCGCGAACCTGTTCGTGGCCGCTGGACCCGGCGACGAGCGGACGATGAAGATCCTCGACTTCGGCATCGCCAAGCTGCAGCCGGATCCTGATGGGACGGCCTCGGAGATCAGCAACCTGACGCGCACGGGCAGCATGCTGGGGTCGCCGATGTACATGTCGCCGGAGCAGGCGCGCGGGCATCGGGACATCGATGAGCGGGCCGATCTGTGGTCGCTGGGGGTGGTGCTGTTCCAGACGCTCTCCGGGCGCACGCCGCACGCGAACGACACGCCACTCGGGGAGCTGATCGTGGCGATCTGCACGGAGGCGCCGCCGCCGCTGCAGTCGGTGGCGCCGTGGGTGAGCGCGGAGGTGGCGGCGATCGTGCACCGTGCGCTGCAGCTCGATCCCTCGGCGAGGTTCCAGAGCGCGGCAGAGATGCAGGCGGCGCTGCTGCATCTCCTGCCGGGAGGGGCGGGGCTCCGCGCGGACATGCTGCGGTCGCTCTCGGCCGCGGAGCAGGCGCGCGTGGCGCCAGCGCTGAACACGCCGTACCCGGCTCCCAGGATGCCTCATCCGAGCTGGCCGTATCCGCACGCGAGCGGAGTCACGCCGATGCCCGGCCATGCCGGGATGGGCAGTTACCCTGGACACGCGGGATGGGCGTCGCAGTCCAGCCACCCCTCGTGGCCGATGCACGCGGTCCATCCGCCGCACGGGATGCCGGATCAGGCGACCTCGCTGGCCGGGCTGGGGACGGCGGCGACGCCCGCGAACAGCTCGCGGCGCACGGCGGTGCTGGCGCTGGGGGTGGTGCTGGCGATGGGTGTCGGTGGGGGTGGTGCTTATCTGGTGGGGCGCGGGAGAGAGCCCGAGCCAGCAGCGCAAGCGTCGACACCACCGGCGTCGGCAGGCGCGGAGACGAGGACGGTGCGGATCCAGGTGCTGCCGCGCACCGCAGAGGTCGCGATCGACGACGTGCCGGTGGAGGCAGTGGAGGGTGTGGTGAAGGTGAGCGGGACGCTCGGTTCACTCCACCGGGTGCGCGTCCGCGCCAACGGGGCAGAGGTCACCCGTGAGGTGGTGATCACGGAGCAAGGGGCGCTGCCGCCTGCGGTGGAGCTCGTGCCGGCCGTACCAGGCGCGCCGTCCGTGGTCGGGGCAGGGAGCGCCGAGGTCCCCGCGCAGGCGAGTGCTCCCTCGGCAGCGCCCTGGGGCGCCCGCCCCGCCGGAGGAAACGCGCCGGGAAGCACGACGGCGACGACCCCGGCGCCACGACCTTCAGGGACGCTCTGGCTGCAGCGATGA
- a CDS encoding DUF3540 domain-containing protein, whose product MATRTKATRSLPKPTHDPAGVRPAAIVDLDDDPTLLHVCEPAPGRAATVARLALAAPYHPSVGDRVLVAGADDDLYVIGVLQAALPPSLPLPGGGTATLEGDTLALRDTEGRLLVRFADGAAEIAAPAGDLTLSAPAGRVRVQAALDLELSTDGALLQRAGHRVEVRAGDADIPPQLRVDAAMTAVASPRVEIKADAAQLTTGQATLVARRVATTATELVQTVERLEVNATRLLERTRDAFREASGLLQTRAGRARTLVDDAYAVWSRRTTLASREETSIDGSKVLLG is encoded by the coding sequence ATGGCCACCCGAACCAAAGCCACCCGCTCTCTGCCCAAGCCCACGCACGACCCTGCTGGCGTGCGCCCTGCGGCGATCGTCGACCTCGACGACGACCCCACGCTCCTGCACGTCTGCGAGCCCGCTCCCGGCCGCGCTGCGACCGTCGCGCGCCTCGCGCTCGCCGCCCCCTACCACCCCTCCGTGGGTGACCGCGTCCTCGTCGCCGGCGCCGACGACGACCTCTACGTCATCGGCGTCCTCCAGGCAGCGCTCCCGCCTTCCCTCCCGCTCCCTGGTGGCGGCACCGCCACCCTCGAAGGCGACACCCTCGCCCTCCGCGACACCGAGGGCCGCCTCCTCGTCCGCTTCGCCGATGGCGCCGCCGAGATCGCTGCACCCGCTGGCGACCTCACCCTCTCGGCGCCTGCTGGCCGTGTCCGCGTCCAGGCGGCCCTCGACCTCGAGCTCTCCACCGACGGCGCCCTTCTCCAGCGCGCTGGTCACCGCGTCGAGGTCCGCGCGGGCGACGCCGACATCCCGCCCCAGCTCCGCGTCGACGCTGCCATGACCGCCGTCGCGTCCCCCCGCGTCGAGATCAAGGCCGACGCCGCTCAGCTCACCACTGGCCAGGCCACCCTCGTCGCACGCCGCGTCGCCACCACCGCGACGGAGCTGGTCCAGACCGTCGAGCGCCTGGAGGTCAACGCCACGCGCCTCCTCGAGCGCACCCGCGACGCCTTCCGCGAGGCCTCGGGCCTCCTGCAGACCCGCGCCGGCCGCGCGCGCACCCTCGTCGACGACGCTTACGCCGTCTGGTCGAGGCGCACCACCCTGGCTTCACGCGAAGAGACGAGCATCGACGGCAGCAAGGTGCTGCTCGGCTAG
- a CDS encoding PAAR-like domain-containing protein, translating into MVPAATKAGGMCLGVPDVCLTPAPPAPPVPVPYPNMAQWPAALNAVLTVLVENKETVTEGTKIPNSSGDEAGVSGGVTSGTFMGPVEAKTFSSKVFFAGRKAVMLTAMTGHNGSNANMPAGVHMVPSQATVFVAF; encoded by the coding sequence ATGGTTCCTGCAGCGACCAAAGCCGGTGGAATGTGTCTCGGGGTCCCCGACGTCTGCTTGACGCCTGCGCCCCCGGCCCCGCCCGTCCCCGTGCCGTACCCCAACATGGCGCAGTGGCCGGCGGCGCTGAACGCCGTCCTCACGGTCCTCGTCGAGAACAAGGAGACCGTCACCGAGGGGACCAAGATCCCCAACAGCAGCGGCGACGAAGCGGGCGTGAGCGGCGGCGTCACCTCCGGCACCTTCATGGGGCCGGTCGAGGCGAAGACCTTCAGCTCCAAGGTCTTCTTCGCGGGCCGCAAGGCCGTGATGCTCACCGCCATGACGGGCCACAACGGCTCCAACGCCAACATGCCCGCCGGCGTGCACATGGTCCCTTCCCAGGCGACCGTCTTCGTCGCCTTCTGA
- a CDS encoding protein kinase domain-containing protein yields the protein MAIAALPEGTLLAHGRYRLTSVLARSNFSITYHARDLRDGGTEVVIKEHACSDACYRDTSTWAVLPHPDREELHAHLIERVMREATLLLDVRHPHVVGVDGAWEERGTAYVAMELVPGRTLEDDVLAAAALPLDAARWARVRRIALQVLGALDAAHAHGVYHCDLKPENVLVSPGRGAVLIDFGAARTEGQRLRAATLMPHTPGYAPPELLSASRLHEVGPCTDAYAWGMLVYGLATGHPGHGAPLDASRRLVRRSFSDLADADADPYDHATELLLERGMPEPWAVTLGACLHLDPTERPPTVAVLAERLCESLDLQSLAFTPPPPSTALARDAHHRISQPTPSAPVAARSNHALAHETPVPQRHALHETPVPQRHSAPDPTPHQRHSAPEFPAHHRASAPLLARDPAATPEPPSPYARPGSTQILQDASPDFSAPLPPTLPPPPDLSPTELPLPALPPTLPPPPRFGRTPLILGALSLLVGGALGARFLRTPSDSGAPSPPTEWSPPEQTLTSHPPPEQEPLAPITHSSRCEDGKFECNGDCKWIHDPTFGCGRCRPACRLDHADEHACKGAQCIPKRCAAGWADCDGKPANGCETDTRTDGANCGACGQSCAKSPGVTAAVCEASACKVTRCAPGHDDCDGYFANGCETDLRESKEHCGACGNACTPGPGVVDAFCKAATCRVGKCMPGRADCDLQVDNGCETDLASDPANCGACGRSCAPGLGVASVVCVSGQCRIGACSAERLACGGTGENGCTCAFASPPDADVESDASPDLPPLPPPAPFPPFRGGRYR from the coding sequence ATGGCCATCGCTGCGCTGCCCGAGGGAACGCTCCTCGCGCACGGTCGCTACCGCCTCACCAGCGTGCTCGCGCGGAGCAACTTCTCCATCACCTACCATGCCCGTGACCTGCGCGATGGCGGCACCGAGGTCGTCATCAAGGAGCACGCTTGCTCCGACGCCTGCTACCGCGACACCTCCACCTGGGCCGTTCTCCCGCACCCCGACCGCGAAGAGCTCCACGCGCACCTCATCGAGCGCGTCATGCGCGAGGCCACACTCCTGCTCGACGTCCGCCACCCGCACGTCGTCGGCGTCGACGGCGCCTGGGAAGAGCGCGGCACCGCCTACGTCGCCATGGAACTCGTCCCGGGCCGCACCCTCGAAGACGACGTGCTCGCCGCCGCGGCGCTCCCCCTCGACGCGGCGCGCTGGGCCCGCGTCCGCCGCATCGCCCTCCAGGTCCTCGGCGCCCTCGACGCCGCCCACGCGCACGGCGTCTATCACTGCGACCTCAAGCCCGAGAACGTGCTCGTCAGCCCTGGCCGCGGCGCCGTGCTCATCGACTTCGGCGCCGCCCGCACCGAAGGCCAGCGCCTCCGCGCTGCGACCCTCATGCCCCACACCCCGGGCTACGCGCCGCCCGAGCTGCTCTCCGCGAGCCGCCTCCACGAAGTCGGGCCCTGCACCGACGCCTACGCCTGGGGCATGCTCGTCTACGGCCTCGCCACCGGCCACCCTGGCCACGGCGCCCCGCTCGACGCCTCGCGGCGCCTCGTCCGCCGCTCCTTCTCCGACCTCGCCGACGCCGACGCCGACCCGTACGACCACGCCACCGAACTGCTCCTGGAGCGCGGCATGCCCGAGCCCTGGGCAGTCACCCTCGGCGCCTGCCTCCACCTCGATCCCACCGAGCGCCCGCCGACCGTCGCCGTCCTCGCCGAGCGCCTCTGCGAGTCCCTCGACCTCCAGAGCCTCGCGTTCACGCCACCACCCCCCTCCACCGCGCTCGCGCGTGACGCGCACCACCGCATCTCGCAGCCCACGCCGAGCGCGCCCGTCGCGGCCCGATCGAACCACGCCCTCGCGCACGAGACCCCGGTGCCTCAGCGCCACGCGCTGCACGAGACCCCGGTGCCTCAGCGCCACTCGGCGCCCGACCCCACGCCCCACCAGCGCCACTCCGCCCCCGAGTTCCCAGCGCACCACCGCGCGTCCGCGCCCCTCCTCGCCCGGGACCCAGCGGCCACCCCGGAGCCCCCATCGCCCTACGCCCGCCCGGGCTCGACGCAGATCCTTCAGGACGCGAGCCCCGACTTCTCGGCCCCCCTGCCTCCCACGCTCCCGCCGCCCCCGGATCTCTCGCCCACGGAGCTCCCGCTCCCGGCTCTCCCGCCGACGCTCCCGCCGCCCCCGCGCTTCGGACGCACGCCCCTCATCCTCGGCGCGCTCTCCCTCCTCGTCGGTGGCGCCCTCGGCGCGCGTTTCTTGCGAACCCCCAGCGACTCTGGCGCGCCGAGCCCGCCCACCGAGTGGTCACCCCCCGAGCAGACCCTCACCTCCCATCCCCCTCCCGAGCAGGAGCCGCTCGCCCCCATCACGCACTCGTCCCGCTGCGAAGACGGCAAGTTCGAGTGCAACGGCGACTGCAAGTGGATCCACGACCCGACCTTCGGCTGCGGCCGCTGCCGGCCTGCATGCCGGCTCGATCACGCCGACGAGCACGCCTGCAAAGGCGCCCAGTGCATCCCGAAGCGCTGCGCCGCTGGCTGGGCGGACTGTGACGGAAAGCCCGCGAACGGCTGCGAGACCGACACCCGCACCGACGGCGCCAACTGCGGCGCCTGCGGCCAGTCCTGCGCGAAGAGCCCGGGGGTCACCGCCGCCGTCTGCGAGGCGAGCGCTTGCAAGGTCACCCGCTGCGCGCCGGGGCACGACGACTGCGACGGCTACTTCGCCAACGGCTGCGAGACCGACCTTCGAGAGAGCAAGGAGCACTGCGGCGCCTGCGGCAACGCCTGCACCCCGGGCCCTGGCGTGGTCGACGCCTTCTGCAAGGCCGCAACCTGCCGCGTCGGCAAATGCATGCCTGGCCGCGCCGACTGTGATCTCCAGGTCGACAACGGCTGCGAGACCGACCTCGCCAGCGACCCCGCCAACTGCGGCGCCTGCGGCCGCTCCTGCGCCCCGGGCCTCGGCGTGGCGAGCGTCGTCTGCGTCTCGGGACAGTGCCGGATCGGCGCGTGTTCTGCCGAGCGCCTGGCCTGTGGTGGCACCGGCGAGAACGGCTGCACCTGCGCCTTTGCCTCTCCACCGGACGCCGACGTCGAATCCGACGCCTCGCCCGATCTTCCTCCGCTCCCTCCGCCTGCGCCCTTCCCCCCCTTCCGGGGCGGTCGCTATCGATGA